The following proteins are encoded in a genomic region of Reichenbachiella sp.:
- a CDS encoding glycerophosphodiester phosphodiesterase family protein, with protein sequence MKYANLDVQGHRGARGLLPENTIPAFIKAVELGVTTLELDLAVTKDKQLLVSHDPFMSHKFSTTPEGNHIEKHNELEHNIYQMSYEEVKTYDVGTKFQKQFPDQQLMKAHKPLFKEVVDAVNEYIEKNQLPPVRYNIEIKSNPVGDSVYHPAPEEYSKLVYEFITTEMDTARLNVQSFDFRILQYYHENYPEIKLAALVENPLPIEENLANLGFTPQIYSCYYHLLDAEKVKWLQAQGMQVIPWTVNEQEDIKKVLDWGVDGIISDYPNRVLEIISN encoded by the coding sequence ATGAAATATGCCAACCTTGATGTACAGGGCCACCGTGGCGCACGAGGCCTCCTGCCCGAAAACACCATTCCTGCTTTTATCAAAGCCGTAGAGTTAGGAGTCACTACGCTGGAATTGGATTTAGCCGTAACCAAAGACAAGCAGCTTTTGGTTAGTCATGATCCATTCATGTCTCATAAGTTTTCGACCACACCCGAAGGCAATCACATTGAAAAGCACAATGAGTTGGAGCACAACATCTATCAAATGAGCTATGAGGAAGTCAAAACCTATGACGTAGGAACGAAGTTTCAAAAACAATTTCCTGATCAGCAATTGATGAAAGCTCACAAGCCGCTATTCAAGGAAGTAGTAGATGCAGTTAATGAGTATATAGAGAAAAATCAATTACCTCCTGTTCGATACAATATTGAAATCAAAAGCAACCCGGTGGGTGACTCCGTCTATCACCCAGCACCAGAAGAGTATTCGAAACTGGTCTACGAATTTATCACCACTGAGATGGATACGGCTAGGCTCAACGTGCAATCTTTTGATTTTAGAATTCTCCAATATTATCATGAGAATTACCCAGAGATCAAATTGGCTGCGCTGGTAGAAAACCCTTTACCCATCGAAGAAAACCTGGCCAATCTCGGCTTTACTCCACAAATCTATAGCTGCTATTACCATTTGCTCGACGCAGAAAAAGTGAAATGGCTTCAAGCTCAAGGGATGCAAGTCATTCCCTGGACGGTAAACGAGCAGGAAGACATCAAAAAAGTACTTGATTGGGGTGTAGATGGGATTATTTCTGACTACCCAAATCGCGTATTAGAAATTATTTCGAATTAA
- a CDS encoding threonine/serine dehydratase — protein sequence MEIPSLSDIKRAHTRITKYIVRTPIITSQTINEMVGGEVFFKCENFQKVGAFKMRGASNIIMSYRPEERVNGFVTHSSGNHAQAVALASKVAGAKAYIVMPENAPQVKKDAVKEYGAEITFCEPTEEARVAACAKIMEETNAIQVHPFHDPRIIAGQATCAKEFIEEHPDLDFMISPVGGGGLAAGSALALSYISPTTKMILAEPSNVDDTYRSFKSGKLVGVDNPDSIADGLLVSVGKLNFEIIKQHVSDIYRVEEQEIVDAMRLIWERMKVIIEPSSAVAVAAMLKNKEQFAGKKTGLIITGGNVQLDALPF from the coding sequence ATGGAAATACCAAGTCTTAGTGACATCAAGCGTGCGCACACGCGAATAACTAAATATATCGTACGAACACCAATCATTACTTCCCAAACCATCAATGAGATGGTCGGTGGTGAGGTGTTTTTCAAATGTGAAAATTTTCAAAAAGTAGGCGCATTCAAAATGCGTGGTGCTTCTAATATCATCATGTCGTACAGACCAGAGGAGCGTGTCAACGGATTCGTGACCCACTCCTCAGGAAACCATGCACAGGCCGTGGCTTTGGCATCGAAAGTAGCGGGAGCCAAAGCGTACATCGTAATGCCAGAAAATGCACCACAAGTAAAAAAGGATGCAGTAAAAGAATATGGTGCAGAAATCACTTTCTGTGAACCAACAGAAGAAGCGCGTGTAGCGGCTTGTGCCAAAATCATGGAGGAAACTAATGCTATCCAGGTACACCCATTTCACGATCCTAGAATTATTGCTGGTCAAGCAACCTGTGCCAAGGAATTTATCGAAGAGCACCCAGACCTAGATTTTATGATCTCACCAGTAGGTGGCGGTGGTTTGGCAGCGGGGTCTGCTTTGGCGCTAAGCTACATCAGCCCTACTACCAAAATGATCTTGGCCGAACCGTCCAACGTGGACGATACTTATAGATCTTTTAAATCTGGCAAACTTGTAGGAGTAGATAATCCTGATTCGATCGCTGATGGGCTTCTTGTATCTGTTGGAAAACTGAATTTTGAAATCATCAAACAGCATGTATCAGATATCTATCGTGTAGAAGAGCAAGAGATCGTAGATGCCATGCGCCTGATTTGGGAAAGAATGAAAGTGATCATCGAGCCGTCTAGTGCAGTGGCCGTGGCCGCCATGCTCAAAAACAAAGAGCAATTTGCTGGCAAGAAAACCGGATTGATCATTACCGGAGGCAATGTGCAGTTGGATGCGTTGCCATTCTAG
- a CDS encoding S1/P1 nuclease — protein sequence MKKFLLSTLFLCITYATAFSWGQTGHRVVGQIAYDHLTNKAKKNIQTILGDEQLGMVGNYMDFIRSDSTNDFMSPWHYCTIPDGKTYEEAGVPEEGDVIQAITRIMAELKTKQFSYDTELENLKYLVHLVADIHQPLHVGNGEDLGGNTVKVDYMWEKSFNLHRVWDAGIIDNQKLSYTEYCQWIDHATDDQISQWQSEGIMVWVDEAMGYRKNVYDFPEDGKLRYEYDYKNLSIVNERLLKAGIRLAGILNEIYG from the coding sequence ATGAAAAAATTTCTTCTATCCACACTCTTCCTTTGTATCACTTATGCTACCGCATTTTCATGGGGACAAACGGGCCACCGCGTAGTTGGACAAATCGCCTATGATCATCTGACAAACAAAGCCAAGAAAAATATACAGACCATTCTAGGCGATGAGCAACTAGGCATGGTGGGTAACTATATGGATTTTATCCGCTCCGACAGCACCAATGATTTTATGTCTCCCTGGCATTACTGTACCATCCCAGACGGCAAAACGTATGAGGAAGCTGGTGTACCTGAAGAAGGAGATGTCATTCAGGCAATTACCAGAATTATGGCTGAATTGAAGACGAAACAGTTTTCTTATGATACTGAGCTTGAGAATTTGAAGTATCTCGTGCACCTCGTGGCTGACATTCATCAACCCTTGCATGTAGGTAATGGCGAAGACTTAGGTGGCAATACCGTCAAGGTCGACTATATGTGGGAGAAAAGCTTCAACCTTCATCGGGTATGGGACGCCGGCATCATAGATAATCAGAAGCTGAGCTATACGGAATATTGCCAATGGATAGATCATGCAACCGATGATCAGATCAGCCAGTGGCAGAGCGAGGGTATTATGGTTTGGGTAGATGAAGCCATGGGCTACAGGAAAAATGTGTACGACTTTCCAGAAGACGGCAAGCTGCGATACGAATACGACTATAAGAACCTCTCAATTGTGAATGAGCGGTTGCTGAAAGCAGGTATTCGATTGGCGGGTATTCTCAATGAGATATATGGGTAG
- a CDS encoding P-loop ATPase, Sll1717 family has translation MENGFFAYGSQPASSGESISKAVSEINKAGDVHIRLWTDMNVNGKRIISEIFKEINNADFLCADLTGMNENVLFEIGYALAIDKPIFLIFDISITDSFRLYKELNLLENIGYHSYSNSADIVNGFYEFLDNNNKGMFDTLVKTVKSSTAKNALFYVKGQYVTEYSRSISNIIGKLPTIVDDALENKVETLSWYIEQLLSCPALLVEFSSYRRNGFKMQNAKCSLISGIGAGLDKDILMVCEKPHDTPIDLKDLIRKYNTVSECEKIILPFVSDLNQRIAELLLKTRKKKRVIKEQSELQKINFGEIVAEHENDKLFSYFVQTSHLDSLIKNEYNLIIGRKGTGKSASLIYLNEILSDDSRKYVCLIKPVNFEIDGITQLLKKMPEDYEKSFLIESVWKFLIYTEIAKMLYFEVKSKPIYAKEDADNEYLSFIENNENLYLNEISIRLEEQLNQLEQYYDHSENLSQKEFKLKVAELLHIKTFSNLRKQFANIVEDKNEIIVLIDNLDKSWTNSSTVNLLSKCILGLLSVTGRIAQEISVIKSKQKNIRFRLAIFLRSDIFKYVLKFAREPDKIEYTKLKWTDPEAFFRIIEERFVQLNDSSVDGALLWDKYVTNHVQGEKVKDFIMNRVYPRPRDIIYFFKKAQEKAILRGHIKIEENDLLEAYKDYSSWVFTSLVVENGISFQQMEDFLYSLIGVDNVISETLLMHGMEEAKIQLSPEKNKDFINHLVSLSVIGREIRQNEYAFEFDFDESKKNYLMSQKLGTDNFKIHPALYPFLEIKGS, from the coding sequence ATGGAAAACGGATTCTTCGCATATGGTTCTCAACCGGCTTCATCTGGGGAAAGTATTTCAAAAGCTGTTTCTGAAATTAACAAAGCTGGAGATGTTCACATTAGGCTTTGGACTGATATGAATGTAAATGGAAAGCGAATTATATCAGAAATTTTCAAAGAAATTAATAACGCTGACTTTCTGTGTGCAGATTTAACAGGCATGAATGAAAATGTCCTGTTTGAAATTGGTTACGCCCTTGCTATTGATAAACCTATCTTTTTAATTTTTGACATATCAATAACTGATTCTTTCAGACTTTATAAGGAGCTGAACTTGCTAGAGAATATTGGGTATCATTCTTATTCGAATAGCGCAGATATTGTTAACGGCTTTTACGAATTCTTAGATAATAATAACAAGGGAATGTTTGATACTCTTGTAAAAACTGTAAAATCTAGTACAGCAAAGAATGCATTATTTTATGTAAAAGGACAATACGTAACGGAGTATTCAAGGTCAATTTCTAACATAATAGGAAAACTTCCGACAATCGTTGATGATGCATTAGAAAATAAGGTGGAAACTCTAAGCTGGTATATAGAACAGCTATTATCGTGTCCAGCTCTTTTGGTTGAGTTTTCTTCATATAGAAGAAATGGATTTAAAATGCAGAATGCAAAATGTTCGTTGATTTCTGGAATTGGAGCAGGCCTTGATAAGGACATATTAATGGTATGTGAAAAACCTCATGACACTCCTATTGATTTGAAGGATTTGATTAGGAAATACAATACTGTTAGTGAATGTGAAAAGATTATCCTTCCTTTTGTTAGTGATTTAAATCAAAGAATAGCCGAGCTTTTATTAAAAACAAGGAAAAAAAAGAGGGTTATAAAAGAACAGTCTGAATTACAAAAAATAAACTTTGGTGAAATTGTAGCCGAGCATGAAAACGACAAATTGTTTAGTTATTTTGTTCAAACCTCCCATTTGGATTCATTAATAAAAAATGAATATAATTTGATTATTGGGAGGAAAGGAACAGGAAAGTCGGCTTCTTTGATCTATTTGAACGAAATTTTATCAGATGACTCTAGAAAATATGTGTGTTTAATTAAGCCCGTAAATTTTGAAATAGACGGAATAACACAATTACTAAAAAAAATGCCAGAAGATTATGAGAAGAGTTTTCTGATTGAATCAGTTTGGAAGTTTCTAATTTATACGGAAATAGCCAAAATGTTATATTTTGAAGTAAAATCTAAACCCATTTATGCTAAGGAGGATGCGGATAATGAATATTTAAGCTTCATTGAAAATAATGAGAACTTATATTTAAATGAGATATCCATAAGGTTAGAAGAACAATTGAATCAACTTGAACAGTATTATGATCATAGTGAAAACTTGTCTCAAAAGGAATTTAAGTTAAAAGTTGCCGAACTACTCCACATAAAGACATTTTCAAATCTTAGAAAGCAGTTTGCGAATATTGTAGAAGATAAAAATGAGATTATTGTTCTGATTGATAATTTAGATAAATCTTGGACAAATTCCAGTACAGTAAATTTACTTAGTAAATGCATTCTTGGCTTGTTAAGCGTTACAGGTAGAATAGCTCAAGAAATTTCTGTGATTAAATCAAAGCAAAAAAATATTCGATTTAGGCTAGCAATATTTCTACGAAGTGACATTTTCAAATATGTTTTAAAATTCGCACGAGAACCGGATAAAATTGAATATACCAAGCTAAAATGGACCGATCCAGAAGCTTTTTTTAGAATTATTGAAGAAAGGTTTGTTCAACTAAACGATTCAAGTGTTGATGGTGCATTGTTGTGGGATAAATATGTAACTAATCACGTGCAGGGAGAAAAAGTCAAGGACTTCATTATGAATAGGGTTTATCCCAGACCCAGAGATATAATTTACTTTTTTAAGAAGGCTCAAGAAAAAGCAATCCTTAGGGGGCATATAAAAATTGAAGAAAACGACCTGCTCGAAGCATACAAAGACTATTCCTCTTGGGTGTTTACTTCTTTAGTGGTTGAAAATGGTATATCGTTTCAGCAAATGGAAGATTTTTTATACTCCTTAATCGGAGTAGATAATGTGATTTCTGAAACACTTTTGATGCATGGCATGGAGGAAGCCAAAATCCAATTGTCCCCGGAAAAGAATAAAGATTTCATAAATCACCTTGTATCATTATCTGTTATAGGACGAGAAATTAGACAGAATGAGTATGCTTTTGAGTTTGATTTTGATGAATCAAAAAAGAATTACTTGATGTCACAAAAACTGGGAACGGATAATTTTAAAATACACCCTGCATTGTACCCTTTTCTGGAGATAAAAGGGTCATAA
- a CDS encoding S9 family peptidase, with the protein MNFTKTPQALICLCLIAYSCTQTLQEIPPQQYTIEQFMDVKEIYGGYFSPDESKVLIGSKESGVYNAFEVSLETGEKKQLTQATDDGVFPMSYFPEDDRFIFASDKGGNEITHIYVNQLDGMTKDLTPDSAAKANFWGWNYDRTKMFLTSNKRDPRFFDLYWIKLDDIGNESKMYETQLFYQNEKGLNPSLVSNDEKFIALHQSITTNNSNMYLHSVETGETKLISEHEGDADYSPEFFSLDGSELFYLTNEGYEFMYLKAYNLQTGESRVVEKEDWDIFYSYLSRTGKYRVSVINNDAKTEVKFFDGQTGEPIQISGLPEGDISGVKISESENLMSFYMTNSNTPRNLYVYDFRTSTYKKLTDTMNQEINPDDLVAGEVIRFPSFDGMEIPSILYKPKGLKPGEKVPVMLMIHGGPGGQTRLNYTPRLQYYVNHGYAFLAVNNRGSSGYGKTFYAADDLRHGQDDLQDCVESKKFLATLDYIDTDKIGIMGGSYGGYMVMAALAFAPEEFAVGVNYFGVTNWLRTIRSIPPWWESFREALYTEMGNPNTEDSVALYNKSPLFFAHQITKPFIVLQGANDPRVLQVESDEMIEEARKNNVPVEYVLFDDEGHGFKKKENNITASKEVLKFLDKHLKGVEN; encoded by the coding sequence ATGAACTTCACCAAGACCCCGCAGGCATTGATTTGCCTGTGCCTGATCGCGTACAGCTGTACGCAAACCCTACAAGAAATACCCCCTCAGCAGTACACCATCGAGCAATTCATGGATGTAAAAGAAATCTATGGCGGGTACTTTTCACCTGATGAATCCAAAGTACTGATCGGTAGTAAGGAATCTGGCGTGTACAACGCCTTTGAAGTGTCTCTGGAAACAGGAGAGAAAAAACAGCTGACGCAAGCTACAGATGACGGCGTTTTTCCGATGTCGTATTTCCCTGAAGACGATCGCTTCATTTTCGCTTCAGACAAAGGAGGAAATGAAATCACGCACATCTATGTGAATCAACTCGACGGTATGACTAAAGACCTGACCCCAGACTCTGCGGCCAAGGCCAATTTTTGGGGATGGAATTACGACCGTACAAAAATGTTTTTGACTTCCAACAAGAGAGACCCAAGATTCTTCGACTTGTACTGGATCAAGCTGGACGATATCGGCAACGAAAGTAAGATGTACGAAACACAGCTATTTTATCAGAATGAAAAAGGACTCAACCCCAGTCTCGTTTCTAATGATGAAAAGTTTATTGCGCTGCATCAATCCATCACCACCAATAATTCGAACATGTATTTACACAGTGTAGAAACTGGTGAAACCAAGCTGATCAGCGAACATGAAGGTGATGCAGACTACAGCCCGGAATTTTTTAGTCTGGATGGCTCCGAGCTCTTCTATCTCACCAATGAAGGTTACGAATTTATGTACCTGAAAGCTTACAACCTCCAAACAGGTGAAAGCAGAGTGGTAGAAAAAGAAGACTGGGACATCTTTTATTCCTACTTGTCCCGAACGGGCAAATACCGCGTGTCCGTGATCAACAACGATGCGAAAACCGAAGTCAAATTTTTTGACGGCCAAACTGGAGAACCTATCCAGATCTCAGGACTGCCAGAAGGGGACATCTCAGGTGTAAAGATTTCAGAAAGCGAAAATCTGATGAGTTTCTATATGACCAACTCCAACACGCCACGAAATTTATATGTCTATGATTTCCGTACCAGTACTTACAAAAAGCTAACCGACACCATGAACCAGGAAATCAACCCAGATGATCTAGTGGCTGGCGAAGTGATTCGTTTTCCTTCCTTCGACGGAATGGAAATACCTTCGATTTTGTACAAACCCAAAGGTTTGAAACCCGGAGAAAAAGTACCCGTCATGCTAATGATTCATGGCGGTCCAGGCGGACAAACCAGACTCAATTACACACCAAGACTTCAATATTATGTCAATCATGGATATGCCTTCCTTGCGGTAAACAATCGTGGAAGTTCTGGCTATGGCAAAACATTTTATGCAGCCGATGACTTAAGACATGGACAAGATGATTTACAGGATTGTGTAGAATCGAAAAAGTTTTTAGCTACGCTCGACTACATCGATACCGACAAGATCGGAATCATGGGAGGAAGTTATGGCGGATACATGGTGATGGCCGCACTAGCCTTTGCGCCTGAGGAGTTTGCCGTAGGCGTTAATTATTTCGGCGTGACCAACTGGTTGAGAACCATAAGATCAATTCCACCTTGGTGGGAATCTTTCAGAGAGGCACTATATACAGAAATGGGCAATCCCAACACTGAAGATTCGGTAGCGTTGTACAACAAATCACCATTGTTCTTTGCACATCAGATCACCAAGCCTTTCATCGTATTGCAAGGGGCAAATGACCCTCGCG